One window from the genome of Candidatus Obscuribacterales bacterium encodes:
- the tyrS gene encoding tyrosine--tRNA ligase — protein sequence MTTEQSPNETESLPWLYRGTSEIFPDQPASKNPDESLVQRLRESDRPLRVKLGIDPTGADIHLGHSIPVRKLRAFQDAGHTAVLIIGDFTARIGDPSGKSDVRRQLTEADVAQHAATYLDQVRPILDFETPGRLEIRYNSEWLAGLDLSKILNLLTTMTVGQMLAKEGFAERYKNASPIYLHEFLYPLMQGYDSVAVQADVELGGTDQKFNIAVGRDLQRHFGMRPQFGLLLPILLGTDGVQKMSKSLNNYVGLQEDALSMYSKLEKTPDALIASYFELLTHLPLDQLPENPRDRQKLLALDVVQQYHGEAAALDAQKAALTLVQGQAAQAEAVPEFSLADVQFPAKLFYILGVTGLCKSSGDGRRQMQGGAVRLDGDRIQDVDLDFSAEELVGKVLQVGKKRFMRLVP from the coding sequence ATGACGACCGAGCAATCACCCAACGAAACAGAGTCCCTGCCGTGGCTATATCGCGGCACCAGCGAAATTTTTCCAGACCAACCAGCGTCGAAGAATCCGGATGAGTCCTTGGTACAACGCCTGCGGGAGAGCGATCGCCCCCTACGAGTCAAGCTAGGTATTGATCCCACCGGAGCCGATATCCATTTAGGGCACAGCATTCCCGTGCGCAAACTGCGGGCTTTTCAGGATGCTGGACACACCGCTGTGTTGATCATTGGAGACTTTACCGCCCGCATTGGCGACCCATCCGGAAAATCTGACGTGCGTAGGCAGCTCACCGAGGCGGACGTGGCCCAACATGCTGCCACCTATCTCGATCAGGTGCGCCCTATTCTTGATTTTGAAACCCCTGGTCGGTTAGAAATTCGCTACAACTCTGAATGGCTGGCAGGGCTAGATCTCTCCAAGATCCTCAACCTGCTGACCACCATGACTGTGGGGCAAATGCTGGCCAAGGAAGGCTTTGCTGAACGTTACAAAAACGCCAGTCCCATTTATCTCCATGAATTTCTCTACCCGTTGATGCAGGGCTACGATTCCGTGGCGGTGCAGGCCGATGTGGAGCTAGGCGGCACCGACCAAAAGTTCAATATTGCCGTAGGCCGAGATCTGCAGCGTCATTTTGGCATGAGACCTCAGTTTGGCCTGCTGCTGCCCATTTTGCTGGGCACCGATGGCGTGCAAAAAATGTCTAAATCTCTCAATAACTATGTGGGCTTGCAAGAGGACGCCCTGTCCATGTATTCCAAGCTGGAAAAAACACCGGACGCGCTGATTGCTAGTTATTTTGAACTGCTCACCCATCTGCCGTTGGATCAACTGCCGGAGAATCCTCGCGATCGCCAAAAATTGCTGGCGCTGGATGTGGTGCAGCAATACCACGGCGAAGCAGCGGCCCTCGATGCCCAGAAAGCGGCTCTGACCCTGGTGCAAGGGCAGGCTGCCCAAGCGGAAGCGGTGCCAGAATTTTCCCTGGCGGATGTGCAGTTTCCCGCTAAGCTGTTCTACATCCTGGGGGTCACGGGCCTGTGCAAAAGCAGCGGCGATGGTCGGCGGCAAATGCAGGGCGGTGCGGTGCGTCTCGATGGCGATCGCATTCAAGATGTCGATCTAGACTTTTCCGCCGAGGAGCTGGTGGGCAAGGTGCTGCAGGTGGGCAAAAAGCGGTTTATGCGGCTGGTGCCTTAG